The window GGTGGTTATGATGGTAAAGGTGTTCAATTGCTTCATGGGCCAGACGAATTGGCGCTGGCCTTCGATGCGCCTTCCGTATTGGAGAAAAAAGTGGATATTGACAAGGAAGTGGCAGTGATCGTTGCCGTAAATGATAAAGGCGAAACAGCGCTCTACCCTCCTGTAGAGATGGTGTTCGACCCCTACCTCAACCTGCTCGATTACCAGATCGCCCCTGCTGATTTGCAGGAAAAGACCCTATGGCGGATCGAAGCCATTGCCCGTACCCTGGCCAAGGCCCTGAATTCACCCGGTCTGTTTGCGGTAGAATTATTCATCGACAAGAAAGGGGAAGTATTGGTGAATGAAACGGCACCCAGGGTTCACAACAGCGGCCACCATACCATTGAAGCACATTATTCCTCTCAATACGACATGCTTTGGAGGCTTTTGCTGGGCTATCCACTCGGCAATACTGCAGCCATCCTTCCATCCTCACTGGTCAACCTGATCGGCGAAAAAGATTTTAGTGGCGAGGTGGTATACCAGGGACTCGATGAAGTATTGGCCATGGAAGACACTTATGTCCACTTGTATGGTAAAAAACAAACCAAACCGGGTAGAAAAATGGGACATGTGACCATTATTGGAAAAGACCGTCATGACCTGGTCCGCAAAGCCCATCTGGTAAAGAGGACCCTGAAGGTTATTGCATAATTGATTTTCATCACCGATCCCCTCCATTCATACGCCAGGTTAGCCATTCATCTAGTTAATCAGGCGTTTCCGCATATTCATAGGTTTTTACCATAATCCTGAAAAACATAGCTGGTTTAAATCTGTTAATTTTACC is drawn from Flavihumibacter rivuli and contains these coding sequences:
- a CDS encoding 5-(carboxyamino)imidazole ribonucleotide synthase: MKKVGILGGGQLGRMLLQEAANYPVETWIMENDPECSAAHLCHHFVKGDIKDFDAVYQFGKGLDAITIEIEAVNVDALEKLEAEGVKVIPSPASLRIIKNKIRQKAFYKENNIPTADFAIVQNKQEIESYLQFLPAAQKLGEGGYDGKGVQLLHGPDELALAFDAPSVLEKKVDIDKEVAVIVAVNDKGETALYPPVEMVFDPYLNLLDYQIAPADLQEKTLWRIEAIARTLAKALNSPGLFAVELFIDKKGEVLVNETAPRVHNSGHHTIEAHYSSQYDMLWRLLLGYPLGNTAAILPSSLVNLIGEKDFSGEVVYQGLDEVLAMEDTYVHLYGKKQTKPGRKMGHVTIIGKDRHDLVRKAHLVKRTLKVIA